One Microbacter margulisiae genomic window carries:
- a CDS encoding RNA polymerase sigma factor: MSPEKFKAEILPLRERLFHIAWKMLEEKQDAEDAVQEVFLKLWHIRESLGQYESTTAFATTMTKNLCIDKLRGRTYEDSLDDELYRQAGPDNPYLELERKNTGQILRVIIDRLPPLQQAIIRMKDIEEYEVEEIAEITGTQPEAVRMNLSRARKKVREEYIRLTR; this comes from the coding sequence ATGAGTCCCGAAAAGTTTAAGGCAGAGATACTGCCGCTACGCGAAAGATTGTTTCACATAGCATGGAAAATGCTTGAGGAGAAGCAAGATGCTGAGGATGCTGTACAAGAGGTATTCCTTAAACTGTGGCACATCCGCGAATCATTGGGACAGTACGAAAGCACCACTGCATTTGCAACAACAATGACTAAAAATCTTTGTATCGACAAACTAAGGGGACGAACGTATGAAGACTCTCTTGATGACGAACTTTACAGGCAGGCGGGACCCGATAATCCGTACTTGGAACTGGAACGCAAAAACACCGGACAGATTCTGCGAGTAATCATCGACAGGTTACCGCCCTTACAACAGGCCATCATCAGGATGAAAGACATTGAAGAATATGAAGTGGAAGAGATAGCTGAAATTACAGGAACACAACCTGAAGCCGTCAGGATGAACCTGTCAAGGGCACGCAAAAAGGTGAGGGAAGAATATATACGATTAACTCGATAG